AACAGCGAAGCCGCCGCCATGAAGGGCGTTGACCCGGATTTTGCCCAGCGCGATTTAGTAGAAGCCATCGACCGCGGCGACTACCCGCAGTGGGCTTTAAAAATCCAGATTATGACCGAGGCTGAAGCCAAAACCTACAAATGGAATCCGTTTGATTTAACAAAAGTTTGGTCGCAGAAAGATTTCCCGCTGATCGATGTAGGTATTCTGGAATTAAACCGCATTCCGAATAATTACTTTGCCGACGTAGAGCAATCGGCTTTTGCCCCGGCTCACGTGGTAGATGGCATTGGCTATTCGCCGGATCGTATGCTGCAAGGTCGTTTGCTGTCCTACCCCGATGCGCACCGTTACCGTATTGGCGCGAACTTCGAACAACTGCCGGTAAACCGCTGCCCGTTTGCCGTAAACAATTACCAACGCGATGGCGCCATGCGCTACGATAGTAATGGCGGTGCGGCTCCGAACTATTTCCCGAACAGCTTTGATGGTATTTACGCCGACGAAAAATACAAAGAACCCGCCCAGGAATTAGATTCTTCGATTGCCGGCTGGTTCGATCGGAACGGTGAAGGCGAAAATGACCACTACACCCAACCCGGCGATTTGTTCCGGTTAATGACCGACGACGAGAAAAAAGCGACGATTAACAACATCGTCGGGGCGATGAGCGGTATCAGCGGCGAAAAACGCACCTTGATTATCAACCGCCAGTTGTGTCATTTCTTCCGGGCGGATATTTCTTTAGGGATTGCGATTGCCAAAGGTTTGGGCGTCGATATCGAAAGTCAGGCCATGCAACACGCCATTACCGGTAACTAGTAGCTTTAACTTTACCTTACTTCATATATAATTAAAAGGCGGGAGCATCTCCCGCCTTTTTCTGTTTACCTGCGTTGCCATAATTACAGGGAGATCTCATGATTTAAGCGTCAGCCTGGTAATTTTTTAAAATTTCTGCGATTCTATCTAGCACCACCTTCCCATGTAGCGTTAGTGTTCAGCGGAGCATCATTGGTGCTCTTGAACACAAGTCAGTCTCCTGCCTGACGGGTGGCAATTATTAATCAATGTCGTCAACAATCCCACTAGTGCCAGCTAGCCCAACCGAAGTTAAGTTTCGCCAGTCAGGAGACTGGCTTTTGTTTATTGGGTATACTTTACTGTGTTTAGACTTGCGCCAAAGGATAATAATTATTCTTCTTAGAAGCGTTTGTAAGTTTGCCCGGCCAGAGGCCTACCACCTGGTAAAACACGAGCGAGGACGCTTGAGCCAGCGTAGGGGTATGATAACAGGTTATTACTAACTGAATCAAGTCTGCTGCGTAGCAAAATAGGTTCCTCCTGAATGACACGTTGGAAAGTGTTAATAACAGAATTTAAAAAAATAAATTTTTTAAAATTCTGCTCTCCAACTATGCAACAAGCAGCCATTCCAAGTGCAATAGTTGACGCTAAACTGTTCGAGCGTTCAGCGAGTTTTTAGCGTCTTGATTTTTTTGGTTCTTTTTGTGTCAAGACAAAAAGAACAAATACACTAGCAATGAAACAACTTCACTAAAAAATAATGCACCAGCTCTAGCTATGCGAACAAGAATCTATTGCTCGAATAGCAAGGCACGGAAGTAAATCCGCGCCATAGAAGCGCCAGAGCTGGCAAATGTACTTAGACTTAATTTCTAATTAAGCACCGCGCCAAAAGCTACCACGTTCTTTTGCTCATCACTTTATCTAATTCCGGGCGGGTCATTTTGCCTAGTTCCGGGTGTTTTTCGAGCCATTTTAAGAAATCATCTTTGATTTTGTCGGGCCACTGGCTGTCGATTTCGCCGGTACTGTATTTGCCGGTCCGCACCATTTCAAAACCAAACTTATCTTTCCGGATTACGAATTCTGAAGTACTCACTACTTGTTCCGCCAAATGAGCCGGCACAAAAAGAACGCCTTCGGGTTGCACAATCACTAAATCGCCGGGTAGCACCACGGCTCGGCCAATGCGAATGGGCGTATTGAGCCCTTGTAAAATCATTTCTTCGGTGTAGGACGGGTGAAAATCGCGCACTACGGCGTTAAAGCCTTTAATCTGGCGAAGTTCCTGTAAATCACGGGCGGCGCCATCAAAAACTACCCCGTTGCCTGATTTGCTAATAATCGAATTAGCTAAGGTTGCACCCATAATACCGCCCCCACTTATTTTACCGAAAGCATCGGCCACGTACAAATCACCTTTGGCGAGAATATCAATGGGCCAGGCGTTGGTATTGCCTTTGCGGCCTTGTTTGGCGCCCCGGTCTTTGATTTGTTTTTCTAAATCGGGGCGGCTGGGCAGGTACATGGCCGTTACCGCCCGACCGGTCATGGGCATATCGTTCACGCTTTTCCAGTTGCCTTCAAACTGGTTTACGTAGCCCTCGTTTTTTAAAACGCTCCAGGCATCGTCGATCATAATAAGCTTGGCCCGCTCCAGCAAATTATCTGGCAGTTTAGGTCGGCCATCCGGAAAACGTTCGCCTTTCCAATCGGAGGTCAAATAGGTAAGCTCTTCTTTGGAAATAGTTTGCGCCAGCAGCGGATTTTTAAAAAATAAAGCAATTAACAGGGCTAAAACAATGGTAATCTTTGTTTTCATAGGTTAGTAATTGGTAATTTAAGCAAATGGGTCGCCATCAAAACTTTAAAAATAAGAATTGCGCCATTAAAAATTACCATTTCGGGTTTATTTCTGATTTTTCACGGGGCTTAGCTTGGATTCAAAGAAGAGAGTCCAGTTCTGACCGCCATCCCCGCTGCCTTCGCCTACCTGGTGCCATTGCCCTTTTTCGTTTAAAGTAATGGTATACCGGATCAGGGAGTTTGCTAGAGGAAGTCGCCAAATCATTTTCTTATACTGTACTTCTACATCGGCCTGTATTTGCATGCCACCATTAGTATAAGCCTGAATCGTGTATTTAGATTTAAGAGCATCATAGCCAAAAATCCCTATATTCTGGAAAACGGTATCCTGCCCCCGGTTGGCCGCTTCGGTAAACAAGAGCATAGAGCTTTTTAATTTAGGCGTAAACTCCACGGCTTGTTTGTATTCTTGTCTGCTGCCATCGGCGCCCATAATTGAAACCGTACCTTGCCATTTACCAGTCACCCATTTTAAAGCCTGCATTTTTTGCTGTACCATGGTTAAATAATTAGTGGGTTGAGCAAACGTGAAGGTGCTAACCAATAAAAGTAGTATTAGGAAATAAAGGCGCTTCATGATTTTGCATTTAAGAGGTGAGGTAGGGAAAATTGTGGTTAAAGAAGTTTATCAAAGGCGAGTGTTAAGCCATTCAAAAATTACATTTTAGAAATGCTGTATTTAGTAGGTTAAACAAGATATAGCAATTAGTCATTCAGGAGGAACCTATTTAGCTACGTAGCTAAATAGGTTCCTCCTGAATGA
The sequence above is a segment of the Adhaeribacter swui genome. Coding sequences within it:
- a CDS encoding catalase — encoded protein: MEEKERNHKLTSASGIPYAEHENSKTVGLRGPILLEDFILHEKLAHFNRERVPERVVHAKGSGAFGKFTVTHDITKYTRAKVFSQIGKETPLFLRFSTVGGENGSADTERDPRGFAIKFYTEDGNWDLVGNNTPVFFIKDPKKFPDFIHTQKRDPRTHTKSATMMWDFWSLNPESLHQVMILMSDRGTPYGYRHMHGFGSHTFSFINAENERFFVKFHFKTVQGIKNFTNSEAAAMKGVDPDFAQRDLVEAIDRGDYPQWALKIQIMTEAEAKTYKWNPFDLTKVWSQKDFPLIDVGILELNRIPNNYFADVEQSAFAPAHVVDGIGYSPDRMLQGRLLSYPDAHRYRIGANFEQLPVNRCPFAVNNYQRDGAMRYDSNGGAAPNYFPNSFDGIYADEKYKEPAQELDSSIAGWFDRNGEGENDHYTQPGDLFRLMTDDEKKATINNIVGAMSGISGEKRTLIINRQLCHFFRADISLGIAIAKGLGVDIESQAMQHAITGN
- a CDS encoding RraA family protein; the encoded protein is MKTKITIVLALLIALFFKNPLLAQTISKEELTYLTSDWKGERFPDGRPKLPDNLLERAKLIMIDDAWSVLKNEGYVNQFEGNWKSVNDMPMTGRAVTAMYLPSRPDLEKQIKDRGAKQGRKGNTNAWPIDILAKGDLYVADAFGKISGGGIMGATLANSIISKSGNGVVFDGAARDLQELRQIKGFNAVVRDFHPSYTEEMILQGLNTPIRIGRAVVLPGDLVIVQPEGVLFVPAHLAEQVVSTSEFVIRKDKFGFEMVRTGKYSTGEIDSQWPDKIKDDFLKWLEKHPELGKMTRPELDKVMSKRTW